Within Runella rosea, the genomic segment CTGCCCGTCATTACTGCCGTTTTTGCGTTCCTCATTCTAAAAGAAAAAATGAATGCCGCCCGTTGGGTAAGTTTTGCCATTGCCATCATCGGGGTTGCTTTGTGCTCTACCGACGACATCAAACGTGCTGATTTGAGCTCGCGCTATGCCTTGGGCAATATCCTGATTTTTCTGGCCATTCTGGGCAATGCGTACTACAACGTCGGCTGCAAGAAAATTGCCGAGAAATACACCGAAATCGAAATGGTGTTTTACACCTATCTGGTCATGTGTATTTTGTTGACGCCTTTGGTGCTGTATTATGAACCCGAAATGTTTGGCAAGATTCCCGAATTCACCACTAACACCTGGATTGGCATGATTTCGCTGACGGTATTCCATAATTTCCTTTCCATGGTGTTGTTTTTCAGGGCTTTGAAGTATTTGGACGCTACGCAGGTCGCCTTGTCAAATTACCTTATTACGTTTATGGGACTGCCCATTGCAGCCCTTTGGTTGGGCGAAAAGCTTAATACACAGGCCATTATCGGAGGGATATTGGTTCTGGTTTCTACCCTTATTCTCTCCATTGTTGATAGTAGAGTACAGCAAAAAAAATTGGTTAATAACAATCCATAATCAGTAAAGTTATGTCAGAGCTAACAAACGAACTTTTCGGCGTTGTTCCGATTATTCCCACTCCATTTACCGAAAACGAGGAAATCGACGAAGATGCCCTCCGCAATTTGATTGATTTCGCCATCGCGGGCGGTATCAAAGCCGTTTGCCTTCCCGCTTACGCAAGCGAGTTTTACAAATTGACCGACGACGAAAAACTGCAAGTCGTACGTGTAGCAGTCGAGCATGCCGCGGGGAGGCTTAAAATTGTGGCGCAGTCAAATCATCCTTCTTTGAAAGTGGCCATAAAACTGGCGCAGGCCAACGTGAAAGCAGGAGCCGATGTGGTGTCGTTGGCGGTGCCGCGTATTTTCAGCCTACCCGAAAGTTCGTTGAAACAATACCTATCGGAATTCCTGCAATCCATTCCCAATACTCCTGTTTTGATTCAGGATTTTAACCCCGGTGGGTCATCCATCAGCGTGGAGTTTATCAAAGAATTGATGGATGAAAATCCTAATTTCAAATACCTGAAACTCGAAGAGCCGCTTTGCGCGCCCAAATTTGAAAGCATCATTAACGCTACCAAAGGCAAAGTCGGCCTGTTTGAAGGTTGGGGTGGTTTGTACATGCTGGAACTGATTCCTATTGGTATCAGAGGGGTTATGCCAGGGCTGGCGGTTTCTGATATTCTGCAACGCGTGTTTGATTTGCGTCGCAGCGGCGAAGATGGCAAGGCGTTTGATTTGTTTGAGAAAGTAATGCCACAAATTTTCTTTTCGTTGCAAAATATGGAACTTTTCCATTATGCCGAAAAAGAATTGCTCATCGCTCGCGGCGTATTGAGCAACAGCATTGCCCGCAAGGCAGCCTATATTCCCGACGCGTCGAGCATCAGTTACATTCGTGAATTAAATCAACGCGTTCTTGACGTACTAAATGACGAAACGTATGCAATTCGTCCTGCGGTGGCAGCGGTAGTATAAATAAATTGGTCACAAAGTATCACTGAGTTATGCACAGAGGTACACAAGGGTTAGCACTGAGTAGAACTCAGTGATCCCAATTTTAATAAGATGATAAACATGAATGAATTTAGCGGACAGGTAGCATTGGTGACGGGGGCAGCCTCGGGCATCGGATTGGTGGTTGCCCATAAACTTCTTGACGAAGGTGCCCAAGTGGCCTTACTTGATTTTAACGAAAAAGGATTACAACAGGAGTTTGAAAGCTACGGCGACCGAGCATTACTCATCGGCATTGACATCACCGACGAAGCGCGGGTACAGGAAGTGATTCAACAGGCGTTGGCGCATTTTGGCAAAGTGGATATTCTCGTCAACTGCGTGGGAATCACGGGCGTAACCAACCTCAAAAGTCACGAAGTAAGCAGTGAGAATTTACATAAAGTGTTTGAAGTCAACTTTATGAGTTGCTTTTATACCTCAAAAGCCGTTTTACCTTCCATGATGGCGCAGAAATACGGACGTATCCTGCACATTGCGTCAATTGCAGGCAAGGAAGGAAATGCGGGCATGTTGGCGTATTCGGCTTCCAAAGCGGCGGTCATTGGGCTGACGAAAGTACAGGGCAAAGAATACGCAGAGTACGGCATCACGGTCAACGCCTTGGCCCCGGCCGTGATTCAAACGCCGTTGGTGGATGCCATGCCTGAAGTACAGGTAAAATACATGACCGACAAAATTCCGATGAAACGCTGCGGCACGCTTGACGAAGCCGCCAATTTGGTGGCCTATATCGTATCGTCCAAAAACAGCTTTACCACTGGCTTTACCTTTGACTTGTCGGGAGGAAGAGCTACGTATTAAGTGTGTCACTACGCAGTCGCTCGCAAAACGCGAGCGACTGCGCTAAACCTTTAATTTTCTGTTCATGAAATCCCTTTTGATTGTTTTTGGCACCTGTTTTTGGGCGTTTACAGGGATTTTTGCCCAAAATCGCCCCGTTTTATACCCCGAACCGACTTCCATTCGATACGAACAAGGCGAACTGTTGCTGCAAAATCTCTCACTTTATGTAGCGCCGACGGCTTCTAAAGACTTTGTTTTTGCCCTGAACGAACTCAAACAAACGATTCGGGAGCGGAGTGGGAAAACGCTTAAAATGGCCAATACCGCCAATACAGCAAACATTCGGTTTACAGTCAAAACACCGGGACGGGAATTGCCCGAAACCAACGAAGCGCAGACTGGAAGCATGCGGGAACATTACTCGCTTTCCATCAATGCCAAAGGAGTTGAAATCATCGCCCAAACCTCAACGGGCCTGTATTATGCCGTTCAGACGATTCGACAATTGATTCAGGGTTCGGGAGCAAAAGCAGCGTTGCCTTTTGTGACGATTCAGGACCAACCTCAGTTGGCTTTTCGGGGTGTGATGATGGATTTTGCGCACGGGGGATTGTTAACCGTGGACGAAATCAAAAAACAGATCGACTTTTTGGCGCGTTGGAAAACCAACCAATATTATTTTTACAACGAAGTCAGTATTGAACTTGCCGGCTATTCCACCCTCAATTACAAGGCAAGCTACACCCAAGATCAAATCAAAAGCATCATTGCCTATGCCCGTGAGCGGCACATCGACGTGATTCCGTTTGTGAATTTTTACGGGCATTTGCACGAACTGATTCGAAACGAAAAATACGCTTCTCTGGCCATTGGGCGCTACGGACACGAGCTTGACCCGCGTAACGCTGGCGTACAGACTTTGCTCAAAAATTGGATAAAACAATATACCGCGTTGTTCAAAAGCCCATTTATTCACGTGGGTTTTGATGAAACTTGGGAAACCAAACGCTTAAACAGCACTGGCGAAATGTCTTTGAATCCCGAAGCGCTGTTTATTCAGCAACTGACGTTTGTAAGCGACGAACTCAAGCAATACGGTAAAACGCTCATGGCGTGGACGGATATGAATTCGTTTTATCCCGACATCATGAAGAAATTTCCTGCCGAGGTCATTCCGGTCATTTGGCAATACTCTCCCGATTCTGCGGCTACGTACCAGTATTTGAATCCCGTTTTGAAAGAGAAAAAGCCCTTTTTTATTCAACCGGCCGTTTCGGGTTGGGGACATATTTATCCCGAAGCCGATTATACTTACGACAACATTGATTTGTGTTTGCGAGCAGGTTTGCGTCATAAAACACTAGGTTTTATCACCTCCGTTTGGACAGATTCGGTAGAGCCGTTTGTGCGCTCATCGTGGATGTTTATGGCCTACGGCTGTATTTCCGCGTGGCAGGGCAAATCCCCTGATAAACAGGCATTCGCCCGAAACTACGCGTCGGTGATGTATCCCAATGCTGGCAAAGAAATGGGTGATGCTTTCGACAATATTGCCACCTCAGTCGAATATTTGAAGAAATGCCTAGGCAAAAACACCCAAAGTATGCCGCGTGGCACGTTGGTAGAAGCGTGGTCAAATCCTTTTTCAGCCTATTATCTGGCCAATACCGAAGCACACGCGGCGGAATTCAGAGAAGTTCGGAAATACAGCGAAGAGGCTCAGGCTAATTTGATTGCTGCTCTGCAAAAAGCATCTAAAGCCGACAGTGCTTTTATCAGTTCATTGCTGGTGTCGGCGCGGCTCATTAATTATTCGGCCACGCGATTTATTTGGGCCAAGGCCATCGTAGACCGTTGGAATTATGCCATGCTCGTCAAAAAGAAAGAAGATTACGTGATTTATGATTTGACGTATCCCTGCCACAGTTTATTGGTGGATGCGATGGACGAAACGGGCGAACTGAAACAAATTTATGCTCAAACGTGGCTCTCGGAATACATGCCCTATCGGCTGAACTCTATCTTGGGGCGATTTGATGTGGAATATAGCCTTTGGCGAAAACTGCACCTGAAAGTCGTTGATTTTCAAATTCAGCGTAAAAAAGAAGAACCTGTGCAGTCATTTGAAGCAATGTTTAAACCCGATTTTTAGAAAATGAACACTATAGAATTTATCAGTCCCATCAACGGTGATATGCTCCATTCCTATGATGGTTTGGTGGAAAAGGGAACGCTGCATACCATAGTAAAGGTTAAAGCGCCGTTGCAGCATTTGATTGTGATTAACGGCGTAGAAGCAAGAGAACGGAAAGGTGTTTTTGAAGCACAAATCACCCTGAGTGACTATGAAAATTCGGTAGAAGTTCACGATAGAACCACAGGCGAAAACCAACAGATAACGGTTTTTTGGCTACCCAATTTCGCAGGTCACTACCGCCTTTCGATTGACGATAATATCTGGTTTTTGCGCGATATTCACCAAAATTCAGCTCGTTATACATCTATTTTCGATAATGAATACTTGGGTTTTTTGAAACAGGTTCACGATACCTACGGCACCAAAATCCACCTGAATCTTTTTTACGAAACAGAGGGCTTCAACCTGTCGCAGTTGACAGATAAATACAAATCAGAATGGACAGCCAACGCCGATTGGCTTCGTCTGAGCTTTCACGCACGTGGTGAGTTTCCCGATATGCCGTACCGTACGGCAGGCTACCAACAAGTGGCCGAAGATTGCGAATTGGTCAACAACGAGATTCAGCGCTTTGCGGGGGAGGCCGTGATGGGCCCTGTCACTACATTGCATTGGGGCGAAGCCACCGTGGAAGGTTCCCGTGCCTTGCGAGATGCGGGTTATGTAGGACAATTGGGGTACTTTAATGTAGATGATGATCTGTTCGCGGTGTCGTATTATTTGACCGTGGAACAGCGCCGCCAGGTGAAAAAACGCTTTGTATGGCACGATACACAGGAGGGAATTACGTTTGTCCGCAGTAGCATTGTCATTGATAAAAAAGAGTTACCCGACATTGTACCCCATCTCGACAATTACGCCAATCTGCCCTCAGGCTTGCCGCCGTACGTTGATTTTTTGGTACACGAGCAATATTTCTATCCGTTTTACGAAGCCTATCAACCCGATTTTCGCGACCGCATTCTCACCTGCGTTCAATGGGCTACCGACAAAGGCTACACCCCTGCATTTTTAGGGGATTGTATTTTGTGAGATAAAGGGTTGAGTAAGAAAGAAAAAGTGCAGGAAAGAATAATAATCAACCTAAAATCTCTGATTTTTTAGTTTTCTAGCCTTCTCGTGAAACGTCTTGTAATTTCGGATAAAGCGCAACGCGCCCGAAATTACAGAGCGTTGAACGAGAAGGCGGGGCCCAGCGGCTGGGAGCGACCTGCAAAGTTTCAAACTCAATGGCATTAGGGCATACACAGAAGAAGGATAAACCGCTAGAAATATGGAAAACAACCGCAGAAATTTCTTGAAAACGGCAAGCGCAACAGGTTTAGGGCTTTTTGCTTCCAATCCCTTTGCGGCATACGCCACTACGCCCGACGAATGGGCAGAAGTGCATGAACAGGCCAACCGCCCCCGCGTCCAAAAATTCAACATGAGTGGCTACGCCGCTCCCAAACTCGACAAAGTACGCATCGGATTCATCGGGTTGGGCAATCGTGGTATGGGAGCCGTAGAGCGCATGAACAAAATCGAAGGTGTAGAAATCAAAGCCCTGTGCGACCTTCGGACGGAGAAAGTAAATGCCGCTAAAAAGTTGGTGGAAGCCTCAGGTCACCGTCCCGAAACCTATGTTGGCAGTCCCGAAATCTGGAAAAAACTGGCCGAACGCACCGATTTGGATTTAATTTATATCCTCACGCCTTGGGCTTTTCACACGCCGATGGCCGTATTTTCGATGGAAAACGGCAAGCACGTATGCGTGGAAGTGCCCGCCGCCAAAACCGTTGAAGAAGCTTGGCAATTGGTCGAAACCTCAGAGCGGACCAAAAAGCATTGCATGATGGTCGAAAACTGCTGCTATGATTTTTCGGAATTGCTCACGCTCAATTTGGCCCGCAACGGTTTCTTTGGGGAGATTGTCCACGGCGAGGCGGCTTATATCCATAATTTGCAGGAATACGTGTTCTCAAAAACACACTTCTATCAATTGTGGGAACTTCACGAAATGTATCAGCGCAAAGGGAATCTGTACCCAACGCACGGACTCGGACCTATTTGTCAGGTGATGAACATCAATCGCGGCGATAAAATGGAATACCTCACGTCCATGTCGAGCAACGATTTTGTGTTGGGGAATTTAGCCAAAGAACTCGCTGCCAAAGATGATTTTTACAAACCTTACGTGGACAAGCAGTTCAATGGCAATATGAGCACGACGACCATCAAGACCCATAAAGGCAAAACCATTATGGTTCAGTACGATGTCTCGTCGCCGCGACCTTATTCGCGAATTCAATTGGTAAGCGGCACCAAAGCCGTAGGTTTGAAATACCCCGAACCGGCGCGGTATTCCACGGGGCATGAATGGATGAGTGCCGAAGAGTACAAAACCTTGGAGCAAAAATACCTGCCACCCATCGTGAAAAAGATGGGCGAAGTCGCCAAGAAAGTCGGCGGGCACGGTGGCATGGATTTTCTGATGGACTGGCGCACGATTGACTGCCTTCGCAATGGCCTACCACTCGACCAAGATGTGTACGATGCCGCGCTGTGGAGTTGTATTGCACCGCTGAGTGGCTGGTCGGTAGCCCATCGTTCCAATTCTATTGAAGTACCCGATTTTACAGGAGGCTCGTGGAAAACCAACGCGCCCGTTGATATTTCGATGACCAAAGGTGGTACCACAAAAGCGAAAGTTTGAGGAATGCCCCCAAATAGGATTTTGCCTTGACTTTTTGAATTTTATATGGCATTTTGCGTTTATTATTCTGTAAAATCAGTTCAAAAATCTAAATCTCTTACGTTCCATGGCAAATCCAACCTTATCGGAAAA encodes:
- a CDS encoding DMT family transporter — translated: MKKSVVSWSILFACNFMWAFHFTSIKLTQDQVGPYFTVWAPMLLATILLAPFVVRDFKKGGKKLKDILIFVQLAALGAFPSQVLMTWGTQYSLASNAAILVLTLPVITAVFAFLILKEKMNAARWVSFAIAIIGVALCSTDDIKRADLSSRYALGNILIFLAILGNAYYNVGCKKIAEKYTEIEMVFYTYLVMCILLTPLVLYYEPEMFGKIPEFTTNTWIGMISLTVFHNFLSMVLFFRALKYLDATQVALSNYLITFMGLPIAALWLGEKLNTQAIIGGILVLVSTLILSIVDSRVQQKKLVNNNP
- a CDS encoding beta-N-acetylhexosaminidase, giving the protein MKSLLIVFGTCFWAFTGIFAQNRPVLYPEPTSIRYEQGELLLQNLSLYVAPTASKDFVFALNELKQTIRERSGKTLKMANTANTANIRFTVKTPGRELPETNEAQTGSMREHYSLSINAKGVEIIAQTSTGLYYAVQTIRQLIQGSGAKAALPFVTIQDQPQLAFRGVMMDFAHGGLLTVDEIKKQIDFLARWKTNQYYFYNEVSIELAGYSTLNYKASYTQDQIKSIIAYARERHIDVIPFVNFYGHLHELIRNEKYASLAIGRYGHELDPRNAGVQTLLKNWIKQYTALFKSPFIHVGFDETWETKRLNSTGEMSLNPEALFIQQLTFVSDELKQYGKTLMAWTDMNSFYPDIMKKFPAEVIPVIWQYSPDSAATYQYLNPVLKEKKPFFIQPAVSGWGHIYPEADYTYDNIDLCLRAGLRHKTLGFITSVWTDSVEPFVRSSWMFMAYGCISAWQGKSPDKQAFARNYASVMYPNAGKEMGDAFDNIATSVEYLKKCLGKNTQSMPRGTLVEAWSNPFSAYYLANTEAHAAEFREVRKYSEEAQANLIAALQKASKADSAFISSLLVSARLINYSATRFIWAKAIVDRWNYAMLVKKKEDYVIYDLTYPCHSLLVDAMDETGELKQIYAQTWLSEYMPYRLNSILGRFDVEYSLWRKLHLKVVDFQIQRKKEEPVQSFEAMFKPDF
- a CDS encoding SDR family NAD(P)-dependent oxidoreductase; the protein is MNEFSGQVALVTGAASGIGLVVAHKLLDEGAQVALLDFNEKGLQQEFESYGDRALLIGIDITDEARVQEVIQQALAHFGKVDILVNCVGITGVTNLKSHEVSSENLHKVFEVNFMSCFYTSKAVLPSMMAQKYGRILHIASIAGKEGNAGMLAYSASKAAVIGLTKVQGKEYAEYGITVNALAPAVIQTPLVDAMPEVQVKYMTDKIPMKRCGTLDEAANLVAYIVSSKNSFTTGFTFDLSGGRATY
- a CDS encoding dihydrodipicolinate synthase family protein; the encoded protein is MSELTNELFGVVPIIPTPFTENEEIDEDALRNLIDFAIAGGIKAVCLPAYASEFYKLTDDEKLQVVRVAVEHAAGRLKIVAQSNHPSLKVAIKLAQANVKAGADVVSLAVPRIFSLPESSLKQYLSEFLQSIPNTPVLIQDFNPGGSSISVEFIKELMDENPNFKYLKLEEPLCAPKFESIINATKGKVGLFEGWGGLYMLELIPIGIRGVMPGLAVSDILQRVFDLRRSGEDGKAFDLFEKVMPQIFFSLQNMELFHYAEKELLIARGVLSNSIARKAAYIPDASSISYIRELNQRVLDVLNDETYAIRPAVAAVV
- a CDS encoding Gfo/Idh/MocA family protein: MENNRRNFLKTASATGLGLFASNPFAAYATTPDEWAEVHEQANRPRVQKFNMSGYAAPKLDKVRIGFIGLGNRGMGAVERMNKIEGVEIKALCDLRTEKVNAAKKLVEASGHRPETYVGSPEIWKKLAERTDLDLIYILTPWAFHTPMAVFSMENGKHVCVEVPAAKTVEEAWQLVETSERTKKHCMMVENCCYDFSELLTLNLARNGFFGEIVHGEAAYIHNLQEYVFSKTHFYQLWELHEMYQRKGNLYPTHGLGPICQVMNINRGDKMEYLTSMSSNDFVLGNLAKELAAKDDFYKPYVDKQFNGNMSTTTIKTHKGKTIMVQYDVSSPRPYSRIQLVSGTKAVGLKYPEPARYSTGHEWMSAEEYKTLEQKYLPPIVKKMGEVAKKVGGHGGMDFLMDWRTIDCLRNGLPLDQDVYDAALWSCIAPLSGWSVAHRSNSIEVPDFTGGSWKTNAPVDISMTKGGTTKAKV